A portion of the Lolium rigidum isolate FL_2022 chromosome 1, APGP_CSIRO_Lrig_0.1, whole genome shotgun sequence genome contains these proteins:
- the LOC124683328 gene encoding probable 2-oxoglutarate-dependent dioxygenase SLC1, whose amino-acid sequence MAIVGLANTAGDPLRQHGKTRGAVHDDDDDYCLKGVRHLSDAGITRLPGSYVLPACDRPGRSAGAAPASARVKLPVVDLARLRVPSERDGVLRTLYAACRDYGFFHLVNHGVGAESVAAMLGVGARFFELPFPERARYMSPDVRAPVRYGTSFNQANDAVLCWRDFLKLSCAPPLGDVVPSWPDSPADLRDVAAAYAEASRRVFVEVVGAAMEAMGIAGAEDGVMEELTSAGSQMMTVNCYPACPQPELTLGMPPHSDYGFLTLVLQDEVEGLQVMHDGEWLTVDPVPGSFVVNVGDHFEIYSNGRYKSVLHRVCVNSTRPRISVASFHSVGAQRVVGPAPELIDEKRGGEPRRYMDTDFTTFLAYLASAEGKHKNFLQSRRLD is encoded by the exons ATGGCCATCGTTGGCTTGGCAAATACTGCCGGCGATCCCTTGCGGCAGCATGGCAAGACCAGAGGCgccgtccacgacgacgacgacgactactgcCTCAAGGGCGTCAGGCACCTCTCCGACGCCGGCATTACCCGGCTCCCCGGCAGCTACGTCCTGCCCGCCTGCGACCGCCCCGGCCGgagcgccggcgccgcccccgccAGCGCCAGGGTCAagctccccgtcgtcgacctcgcgcGGCTCCGCGTCCCGTCCGAGCGCGACGGCGTGCTGCGCACGCTCTACGCGGCGTGCCGCGACTACGGCTTCTTCCACCTGGTCAACCACGGCGTGGGCGCCGAGTCCGTCGCCGCGATGCTGGGCGTGGGGGCGCGCTTCTTCGAGCTCCCCTTCCCGGAGCGCGCCCGGTACATGTCGCCCGACGTGCGCGCCCCCGTGCGGTACGGCACAAGCTTCAACCAGGCCAACGACGCCGTGCTCTGCTGGCGCGACTTCCTCAAGCTCTCCTGCGCGCCGCCGCTCGGGGACGTGGTGCCGTCCTGGCCCGACTCGCCGGCCGACCTCAGGGACGTGGCGGCCGCGTACGCGGAGGCGAGCCGGAGGGTGTTCGTCGAGGTCGTGGGGGCGGCCATGGAGGCCATGGGGATCGCAGGTGCCGAGGACGGCGTGATGGAGGAGCTGACGTCCGCGGGGTCGCAGATGATGACGGTGAACTGCTACCCGGCGTGCCCGCAGCCGGAGCTCACGCTGGGCATGCCGCCGCACTCCGACTACGGGTTCCTCACGCTGGTGCTGCAGGACGAGGTGGAGGGCCTCCAGGTCATGCACGACGGCGAGTGGCTCACCGTCGACCCCGTCCCGGGCTCCTTCGTCGTCAACGTCGGCGACCACTTCGAG ATATACAGCAACGGCCGGTATAAGAGCGTGCTGCACCGTGTGTGCGTCAACTCGACGCGGCCGCGGATCTCGGTGGCGTCGTTCCACAGCGTGGGGGCGCAGCGGGTGGTCGGGCCGGCGCCGGAGCTCATCGACGAGAAACGCGGCGGCGAACCACGGCGCTACATGGACACCGACTTCACCACCTTCCTCGCCTACCTCGCCTCCGCCGAGGGCAAGCACAAGAACTTCCTGCAATCAAGGAGGCTCGACTGA